The Ornithorhynchus anatinus isolate Pmale09 chromosome 11, mOrnAna1.pri.v4, whole genome shotgun sequence genomic interval CACTACTAgagatgtagcatggcctagtggaaagagcagaggcctgagagtcagaggacctgggttcgaatcccggctccgctgcttgtctgctatgtgaccttgggaatatcacttctcttctctgtgcctcggcgtccttatctgtaaaacggggattaagactgtgagccccttataggacaggaactgcatccaacccgattatcttgtagttaccccagcagtcagtatagtgcctggtacatagtaagtactcaacaaataccacgatttttatGATTATCATGATTACTATGGGTGGGGTACTGGCCTGAGCACCTAGTGCATGCAgggactgagcacttagtgtgtgctagacactggacTGGATGCCCactcactgaccctgtcctttaGAGGTGAtcttggaaagaggagaggacggTCCTGAATTTTCGGGAAAGGTCACttgcctcttttcctcccttccatcgACTCAGGAGACTCAGGGGGTCTGCGTGGCAACTTTTGGGGAGTCCCGGGATTTCCCTGCCTTCTTCTGCCCCCACAGTGGTTTCCAAGCCCCCTACCACGTGCCGAACGAGAAGGAAGCAGCCAAACTCATCGGTGAGTGCCTAGAGACTTCCAACGGTTGCCCAGtcctctctgtatcaagcagaaactcctgaccatcagctttaataataataataataatgttggtatttgttaagcgcttattggctctctccctcctacttatcctcacGCTCCACTCCCACaacacctcagctcacactcgTCGTCCCCTTCAAGtgtctcgttctcatctctcccgtgGTCGTCCTTCTGCTCagatcctcccttccccttcacatggGGCCGAACAcacctctcctcattttcaaatctTTCTGAAACTACATCgcttccagaaagtcttccccgattaaaccctcatcCCCCATCTTTTGGGCCCCTTTGTCTTCTGTCCAGTCAGTTTACTGCCCCAGCCCTTGGGCCGGCCCCAACTGTCCGTCTGTCCTTGCATTCGGGCtctggagctgggcctgggcaGCGGGGGGTAACTGTCCATCTGTTCTCGCAGCCGGGGCtctggagctgggcctgggcaGCGGGCTCCTGATCGCAGTGCCCGTCCCTCCAGACCAAGCCGCGTCCGCACAGGAGATCGAAGCAGCCATCCAACAGGCTCTGGGCGAGGCCAGGTGAGATGGACCAGCCTCCGCCTCTTCCCCGTCACTTTCCAGGACGAGAGGACACCGGCCAACCCTAGGGGAGGACGAtggaagaagcagagagacagtgtggtttagtggaaagaatgtgggcctgagAGCCGGGGgatcaggtttctaatcccaacactgccatatgactgctgcgtgaccttggccaagtcacttaacttcagttttcccctctgtaatgataataataatcatactaatattggtggtatttgttaagcactgactctgtgctaagcactgttctatccgctggagtagataaaatataatcaggtcccacatgggagtcacaaaatcggaggtagaacaggtattgaatcctgccCGCCTGTGCTTTGTTTTGCAGGGTGAATGGGATCGTGGGAAAGGAATTGACACCATTTGTGCTCCAGAGGGTGAATGAGCTGAGCGGTGGAAAGTCCCTTGAATCCAGTATCCTTCCCCCAGAGGTCCCCCAAACCAAGCCAAGGGTGTCTCTGGACAGCAGTGCCCGCCGGCAGGGTTAGCCTGGCAGTTCCAGAGCCCAGAGGGAGTGATTGGACCCTAGACCAAACCTACCTGCCCAATCCAGGAAGTCCTCCTGATTTCCTCACCCTCACAATTCCCAGTCCAATTTAGGAGCCTCTTctcgatcaatcagtccatcgtatttattgagcactcactctggacagagcactgtactaagtggttgggagaaaacCTTCCCTCTCATTTTGGAAATTCCCATTTGTGTGGGTCACAGGAGAAAGTTCCTGGCGAGTGAGCCCTGTgcctctctcccaagagctgcacCCCATAGTTAATGATCCCTTTCACGgggtccctgggttctaatcccgtctccatcccttgtctgttgtgtgactttgggcaaatcacttcacttttctgggcctcggttatagtctctagactataagctcgttgtggacagggaatatatcggtttattgttctattgtcctctctcaagagcttaagacagtgctctgtacacagtaagctctcagaaaatacgattgactgactcagttacctcatctgtcaaatggggattaagactgtgagcccaatgtgggacagggactggttccaaaactgattatcttgtgtctatcccagtgcttaatagagtgcctggcacatagtaaatgcttaacaaataccattaaaaaaaaaaaagagaggacaaGCCTGGTGAgtgatgtgtgggtgtgtgggtgtgtgtgagccCGGCCAGGTTAGATCGCAGAAGCCGGGGAGGAGGTGGACCCCTCTGGGAATCATGCAGTAGAATCCCTGGGTGCTTGGCGTGACTGGCATgattcaagcgcttagaacagtgctttgcacacagaaaatgttcaataaatacgattgaatgaatgaatgaatgacttgggggCACAGAGACCGCTCCTTCCTTATCAACCTCCAACCAGACATGGCTCTGATCCAGAATAACGCCAGTGTGGGCAGCCGTATCGCCGTGGCCCTGAGCCAGCTCCGGATGGCACCTGGTGGTGGGAATgacggcggcgggaggagggcgaggggggaggCCGTACTGCCCGCCCAGCCGGTGAGtacacccccagcccctccacttccaGACCACCCACCCCACCGCCCCTGCCAGTTCAGCCTGGGGAGAGACCCAAGTCGGGGCCCAAATGTCCAGGGCAGAATCTCCGGCTGCTGTGCCTTTGTCGGCGGTCCGGGTCCTGCCGACGTGGGCAGTCGAGCCAGCCGGGATCACAGTTTTCCCGCCTCTCTGCCCTCATCTGCTCGAGGAGACCCCTGCCAGGAGGAGTCTGGGAGAGGGGTAGATGTCAGAGGGCAACCAAATGGCATCCCCTGGGCCTGGAAGACTCCAGTCTCCCCCTATACTGATGTCCTCACtccttcctcccgctcctcctgagATTGTTCTGCCCCCAACTTCCTCgcagggatggagggaaagaggcaggggtgttgggtggtctgtgctgtgtcactgggggagagtcacagatggaaaggggagagtcagggtgttggatggtctgtgtcGGGTCACTGGGGAAGTCGGAAATGGAGATGGGAGAATCGAGGGTGTGGGGTGATCCATGCTGGGTCatcgggggagagtcagggtggtgGATGGTCCACGCtagatcactgggggagagtcagggatggagaggggacagtcaggAGCGTGACACTGTCAGAGACCAAGCCCTGAGCCGTTTAGACCGTGGGACTGAGCCGGGGGTTGCCGAAGGTCAGGTGCTCTGGGACCGCGCTGGAGAAGACGAGGGTCCTCAGCACTGGCAGCCACTGACCTTTCCGCGTTGGCTTCTCTCCCATAGGTGGTCGTCGGAGGCACCAACATTGACTTCATAGCGAAGACAAAGAGCGGGACCCTACAGGTACGGGAACCCTTGGCCGGAGACCCTCAAGGCCGAGCGTTTGTGTCTGAGTGGGCTTTGGAAATCTGTTGActaggatggggtttgggagttCTGGGGCAGCCTTCCCTCCCTCATGGCCTCCTGTTAGGAGAGATGTCCTCATcctgcagcccccacccctcccaatctCGCCCACCTCAAGGGAGCAATGGGCTCTGTGGAAACCCCTGCCTATCTCCCAGAACTGGGgagcttcccccttcctcttcttctgtgtCTGTATGTCTACATCCATCTCCTctgataatagcaataactgtgctattcgttaagcgtttactacgtcaattactgttctaagcactggggtaggtacaagataatcaggtcccacatggggttcacagtctaagtaggatggagaacaggtatcgaatcctcattttacagttgtacctactcagtgcttaaaacagtgtttgacacataatcacCGCTTCACAAAGACCGTATAAAAAAGCTGCCTCCTCCCcaagcctcctccccatcccttgtcCACTTCCAAAGTCACttgttccctctctccttccccacaggcAGGCGGCCAGACCCTCCCCGGGAAGGTGATCCAGGCCTTCGGGGGCGTTGGATGTAACCTGGCAGGTACCGGGGTGGCGTGGGATTCCCCGGGATGACCAGGTAGAGGTGGGGGGGTTCCCTGAGAGAGGGGTTTCTTCTTTAGGggaatctagagggagaagcagtgtggcctagtggatagagcccgggcctgagcgtCGGAAGAaccctgattctaatcccggatccaccacctctctgctgtgtgtccttgggtgagtcccacgtgagtgagtcactggggcccagagatctctgtaaaatgaggattaagaccgggagtcccacgtgacaggaactgtgtccaatctgatagctgtgcatctaccccaagagcttagaacagtgcctggtacataataagcatttgacaaataccattaaaaaaaaaaactccgtAGGACCCACCTCTATCTGTGGACCTACTTTTATCTGTAGActggtctgtctctctctgtgcctgaactctgtctgtgtgtctctgtctgtgtctctgtgtgtctaaGCTTTCTGTGTCCCTGTATGTCTGAGCTCTGTGTCTCCGTGTGTccgaactaataataatgatgatggtatttgttaagcgcttactatgcgccggacactgttctaaacgctgggggagatacaggataattgggttggacacagtccccgtcccacctggggctcgcggtcgtaatccccattttgcagatgagggaaccgaggcacagagaagtttagtgatttgcccaactcagcagacaagtggcagagccgggattagaacccatgaccttccgactcccgggcccttgctcaatccactaggccacgctgctcctctaaccgCGTGTGCGTCTCCGTGTGTGGGAGGTCTGTTTGGCTAAGCCCGGTGTCTCCATGCCGGCAGACTGCCTGAGCCGGCTGGGATGGTCTCCTCTGTTCATCTCCGCGCTGGGCAAGGATGCGCTTTCTCGGTCCGTGCTGCGCTACTGTAGCCACATGGTACGtgaccccgcccccggaccccctcctcctcttcccttcccccccatctcactcatttatccttcctcctcctcctccccccgccctgggAAGTCTCTCTCCAGCCCTTCCAGACCGAACCCCACCCCTCCGcttcccctcccgctcctccccggccTGGGCCCACGGGAtctctcccccgcacccccttggaggaggtggaatgacTCCCTGCCGGAGGCCGGCTGGGGTTCGCGTTTCCGTGGAGACCAGGCTgggcctttccctctgccctcccctgggCGTGAAGGTTGGAAAgcagggagggggctccaggtgCGGCTACGGGTTGGAACAGGGGTGGTGCAACCATtgaggtggccttgggcaggccgTCGCTTGCGTCCTGGCACCTCCGGTTTGACGGTCCAACCGGGCACCTCTGGAATTGAAGGTCCACTGCCCTGGTCCCTCTAGATTTGACAGTCCACAGCCCCGGCTCCTTTGGGTTCGACAGTCCGTAGCCCTGACGCCGCGGGGTTTGATGGTCCATAGCCCTGCCATTTCTGGGTTTGGCAGCCGTTAGCCCAAGCACCTCTAAGTTTGAAAATCCATAATCCTGACACCTTTGAGTTTGACGGTCTTACCCAGGAGGGGCCCagtccggggccccgcccccgcccagagTAGGGGTCCAGCAAATGCCCTGTACTCGGTACGAATCCAGTCCAGCAGCCTGCATAGAGTAGGCACCCTGCCCCGCACAGGGTAGGTAAGCGCAACGGGTGAGGGGAACGACGAAGGTGGCGTCGCCGATGCCGTCGCTGTCCGTTCTTCCTGCCGCAGGACATGGGAGGGGTGGCCCAGCTGGAGGGGCACAGCACCGCCACTTACTGTGCCGTGGTCTCGGGCAACGGGAAGCTCACCCTCGGCCTCGGAGACATGGACGTCCACGAGCAGATCACCGAGCAGTGGGTGAGTCGGGAGGTCCGAGAGCCCCGAGTCGGACGACTCGGGGGGATctgcccccattcccctcccgACCAACCTCTCCCCTGACCACACGCCTCTCTCGGGGTCTGCCCGCTTCTGACGGCAGCTCGGGGTCTCCTGCGAATGGAGATTTCACCGTGCGCTCCCTCACACCCAGCTCATCCATGGAAGGGCCATGCTACCACCAAATCCcggagaagtagcctggcctagtgggtagagcccaggcctgggagtcagaaggatctgggttctaatcccgcctctgccacttgtctgctgtgtgactttgagcaagttgcttaacttctctgggcctcagttgcctcatctgtaaaatggagtttaagactgggagtcccccaagggacaggcactgtgtccagtccaataaccttgtacctattccagcactcggtatggtatctggcacatagtgagcgtttaacaaataccacaatttttattactattattattgtgtgcagaacactgtactaagtgcttgggagagtacgatataacagagctggtagccatgttccctgcccacaaggagctgatagtctaggaCTTAGGTTGAAGCTGGCACACAGATCCTGGCCCTTGAGGGCTCATTTGCCCTGGGTCCAACTCCCCTGGGTCCCTGCTGATGAATCCAtttgattgcaaactccttgagggcagagatccttctttttttttggtttttgttaagtgcttactactgccaggtactgtattaagctggagtagatagaggttaattaggttagatacagtcagtcaatccctcctttatagacaaggtaactgaggcacagagaagtgaaatgacttgcccaaagtcgcacaggagacaagtggcagagctgggattagaacccaggttcttctgcctcccgggcccatagTAGTAGTTTCCCAGTGACCGTGACCCCATCGTTCCCCCACTCCAGGTGTCAACGTTCGAGGACCGCCTGTGCCGGGCCCCGCTCCTCTGCTTCGATGGGAACCTTCCCCTCGCCACCATCCGCTACCTGTGCGACCTGGCCAGGGACCACCGCATCCCCCGTGAGAGACCAGAGCGGCGGAGCGGGTGCAGTGGCGGGGACAGGGGCGGGGGCTCGCTTCCGCACGATGGACAGGCCCCGGGGGGAAGCGGTCCGTCGGACATCTGGATCTCTTCCCCGCGGTCATGAGGTCCAGCCCGGGGGTCCGATGGTAACCGCGGCCCGCTCTCCCCCGGGTCCGGTGGGCCCTCCCGCCGGCTGTCCCTGTGCCCACGCAGTGTGCTTCGAGCCCACGGATGAGAACAAGGCCTCGAAGCCGTTCCTGTCGGACAGCTGGACGGCTCTGACCTACGCCTCTCCCAACCTGCGGGAACTGAGGGCCATCGCCCGGGCGCTCGGGCACCCCGGCCCCGCAGGTGTGTCTTCCCCGGGCGGGAGAAGCTGGCGGTCATccagctgccctccctccctcccctccccgtcctcggGAGTGTCAAGCTGCCCCCCTAAAACCATGTGCCTAATCCCAGTGCTAATGACATCTTTATTAAGCAATTCTCCAGTACTTCGCACAGGGATAGAATCAAgccagataagtacataaggcaGGGTGGGCAGgatggtctaatggctagagcacagacctgggagttagaggacctgggttctaattccagctctgccatttgcctgctgtgtggccttggtcaagtctcttcacttctctgggcctcagtttcctctgcaaaatgggggttcctttcctcctccttagaaagtgagccccatgagggacagggactacgtcagatctgattgtcttttatttACCTCAATTCATAGCACAGGGCTGGATTCATAGAAAATGCTTaggaaatattatcattatcattggtgttattattatctatcacCTTCCctatcccatgcagggctcacggtctaagaggaagggagagcagttatcttatccccattttacagatgaggaaactgaggctcagagagggtaagCCACTTTAAGCAAATCCACAACCTCGCTTCAAGTCACACAAGAGGCCCACAGCGGAGCTAAGGCTAGAACCCGAGTCTCCCGACCCCCAGCTTTGGGCTCTTGCGGCCGGAAGGGAAAGAGGATCCTGAGGGGGCTGGGTaggtagagggaatggggagtgggggaagccccgttgagggtggggggagcccgtaggggtcggaggtcagggagggggccCCACAGGTTATGGCTCAGCCATTTTCCCTTTTCTAAAGAGTTGCCCCGGGAGCTGGACGCTGTCCTGAGCGTGGCGGGGGATCTGGCCCGGCCCCTGCTGCAGAACCTGCGCTGCGTGGTGGTGACCCTCGGCGAGCACGGCGTCCTTCTGTGTGGCCGCCAGGGCTCGCCGCCGACAGtctccctggccccggccccgcgtGGACCGGTAGGAGTTGGGACTGCCCGAGAGGGATTCTCCCTGGCTCGGGCGGGAGAGGCCCGGAGTGGTGAAGGAGGCTGGGGGGAGTGGAGGCTGGGAGAGGTTGGATCCACAAGCCCAAGTGGAGGTTGTATCCGTGGAGACCGGACCTGAGGAGGCTGGGAATCATGGAGGCTGGCGTCATGGCAGCTGGGGGCCGTGGAGGCTGGGCCCATGGAGGCTGGAAACCATGGAGGTTGGGCCCGTAGAGGCCAAGCCAGTGAGGCGTGCGTGGAGCCAACAACGTAGAAGTTCTAGAAACTGGGAGACACTCCCTATTGCCCCCCTGCTGCTCCCCCAATCAATCACTGCTCTCCAGGACCCGCAAGCACCCTAGTGCCAGGCTCGGGGCTGGAAGCTGGGGTCTGAGCCAACTCCCAGGgctttttctgcctctctccatcccggcctccctctcccctcagaggGCACCCGAGGGACTGTTCGCGACCCACTTCCCGGCCCCCCCGGTCCCGGCCGCCGAGATCGTCAATGAACTGGGAGCCGGAGACAGGTGAGTCCCGTAGACACCCTCGGCCCGGAGACGCCGGGGACTCCCGAGACCCTGCAGCTGTTCTCTGCCCCAGGATCCCAGGCTCCCTTTCCTCtgatcctccctccgccccacttttatgatgtttgttaagcgctcactgtgtgtcaaacacggctctaaacgctgggatagagacaaggaaatcaggttggacacagttcccgtcccacctggggcccccggtcttaatccccatttcacagatgatagaactgaggcccagagaagtgaagtgacttgcccaaggtcacaaagtagacaagtggcattgccggcattagaacccgggtccttctgactcccaggccccaggctgtatccattaggccacgccgcttctcgcagCCCCTCCTCCTTGTCCGGGGGCttagctctgtctctctctctccccccggaaCAGCTTTCTGGCGGGAATGCTGGCGGGGCTGCTCTCCGGCCTCGGGACGGGCCCCTGCGTGGGCATGGGGATGCTGGCGGCCGGCTTCTCCCTGCGGTCCCCCTGGCCCGTCTCCCCACGGGTCAGCACTGCCACCGTGAACCTGGAGCGGACGAGGTCGGGCCGCTGGCCGGAGCCACGGACCTGGAGGATCGACTAGGCCTACCGTCGCGAGGTGGACGGCCGCCCCACCCGGCCCCCATCCTGATCCTTCCCCGGTGCCTTCCGGCTACCTCAGCCGGGGTCCCGAGAACTGACCGGATCAGGTCGGCCCCTCTGTCTGGGGCAGGCAGAGGCCTCTaggggttgcgggggggggggggggctctctgtctcctcccagctggatcctcacctccctcccaccccccaggcctCACTGGGTCCCTTCTTGGTGGGCACCCATTTGGCCCAATCGGGGGGATGGGGACAGTTCCCTCGGGACCCTTTTACACTAACTTGAACTCAGCTGTCAGCCCCAGGATGAACAGCTGCTCTTTCCATTCCTTCTCCTTGTTTCCAttccgttctctcctcctccatttcttcttGCCCGGGCTTCCCTTcggatcctccctcctcctgccatcTCTAGCTTCACTGTCTCCATCAGAGACCCACGAGCCAGATCCCGGAAGGGTCTGACCGAGGAGAGAGTCGCCCTGTGCTTCCTACAGTCCAGGCATCTCCACCCCTCACTGACAGCTGCCCAACTCATTTCCATCTTGTGGTCCACTCTGAACTCCAAATCTTCTTCCACCCCTTATTTTATTTTAGAGATCGCCATTGAACTCGAATTTTCTCTGTTGGCTTCCCCAGTGGATCAGAGTCTCATCCATATGTCCATCAGATGTCCACCCGGTTGTCCAAGGAGCTGGTCACCTTGTCCGGTTGGCTGGCACCTCTCCACTTTGTGATTCTTTTACCGAGTAAAAGGGCCAGGTTGACCATTTTATATTATGTTGTAGGCACTTTGAAAGTAAGGATTATGACTCTTACttcgtacctaccaactctcttgctataccaagtgctctgcactcgataaatatgcttgatcgattaattaaggttttaaaaaatcaaaaagccTCTGCACTTTTCAGCTTTGTTTATTAAATTTCTCCACCCCCAGTGGGATAAAGGCAGGGGGCAACCCTTATTTTATTCTCTTCTGAGTTGAAATTTTTAAAATGGCTTCACCGGTTGCGCCTCCCTCCTTTTCCGACGTTACCTCTAACAGGCTGGGCTGTTTCTCTGAACTCGTCTTTGGGAAATGTAGTTAGTGTCTGTTTTTGGTGTTCTTTCCGATGATTGCATTTTAGTTTTCCCCTTTGATTCTTCCAGTTCCATATCACCCTTAGTGGAAATTTCTGGGTCTGCCAATATGAAATAGCTGTGGcacttgttgggcacttactcggtaccaagcactgtattaagcgttgacatagatacaatataaatagaccagaaacagtcactgtcccatatggagttcacagtctaaggagaagggagaacttgaatttaatccccactttacagataaggaaaccgaggcccagaaaaactaAGTAACAAGGTCATCCAGGGTGGACTCCAGATtagatccaggtctcctgactccagggccccagACCCTTTCTGGGgcccagaagcagagaagcagcgtggcttagtggaaaaagcctggggtaggagtcagaaggtcctgggctctaatcc includes:
- the LOC103167706 gene encoding pseudouridine-metabolizing bifunctional protein C1861.05-like → MIGTPARVLGSCRATLAQATTSTRSLLRGFHMQVHPTVREALTLGKPVVALESAIVTHGMPYPRNLSMARAVEEIVKTHGAVPATVGVLDGRIHVGLSHPELRSLAERKGTFKVSRRDLPYVLSQGLSGGTTVSATMIVAKKAGISVFVTGGIGGVHREGEKTLDVSADLTELGRTPVAVVSSGVKSILDIGRTLEYLETQGVCVATFGESRDFPAFFCPHSGFQAPYHVPNEKEAAKLIAGALELGLGSGLLIAVPVPPDQAASAQEIEAAIQQALGEARVNGIVGKELTPFVLQRVNELSGGKSLESNMALIQNNASVGSRIAVALSQLRMAPGGGNDGGGRRARGEAVLPAQPVVVGGTNIDFIAKTKSGTLQAGGQTLPGKVIQAFGGVGCNLADCLSRLGWSPLFISALGKDALSRSVLRYCSHMDMGGVAQLEGHSTATYCAVVSGNGKLTLGLGDMDVHEQITEQWVSTFEDRLCRAPLLCFDGNLPLATIRYLCDLARDHRIPLCFEPTDENKASKPFLSDSWTALTYASPNLRELRAIARALGHPGPAELPRELDAVLSVAGDLARPLLQNLRCVVVTLGEHGVLLCGRQGSPPTVSLAPAPRGPRAPEGLFATHFPAPPVPAAEIVNELGAGDSFLAGMLAGLLSGLGTGPCVGMGMLAAGFSLRSPWPVSPRVSTATVNLERTRSGRWPEPRTWRID